Proteins from one Dromiciops gliroides isolate mDroGli1 chromosome 6, mDroGli1.pri, whole genome shotgun sequence genomic window:
- the FADD gene encoding FAS-associated death domain protein: MAKVDPFLVGLQHISSNLSRPELEEMKFLCKTKIGKKKLNEIQQGIELFSCLMQQNLLSPSDTAFLISMLQSLKREDLIQDLANYIENKPGPVEQLDPQVEAQLEVAFETLCDNVGQDWKRLARKLGISQVDIDRIIYAYPRDLKEQFYQSLLLWKKASDKEANVSTIQKALRDCRLNLAADILAEKLEAMLL, from the exons ATGGCGAAAGTAGACCCATTCCTCGTCGGGCTACAACACATCTCCTCCAACCTGTCAAGGCCGGAACTAGAGGAAATGAAATTCCTTTGCAAGACGAAAATTGGGAAGAAGAAGCTAAATGAGATTCAACAAGGGATTGAACTCTTCTCGTGCCTGATGCAGCAGAATTTACTCTCTCCTAGTGACACCGCTTTCCTGATCTCGATGCTCCAAAGCCTAAAAAGGGAAGATCTGATACAAGATTTGGCCAATTATATAGAAAACAAGCCTGGTCCTGTGGAGCAACTAGATCCTCAGGTGGAAG CTCAACTGGAGGTCGCATTCGAGACTCTTTGTGACAATGTGGGCCAGGACTGGAAAAGACTGGCTCGGAAGCTGGGCATTTCCCAGGTGGACATTGACAGGATTATTTACGCATACCCTCGAGACCTGAAGGAACAGTTCTACCAGTCACTGTTACTCTGGAAAAAAGCAAGTGACAAAGAAGCCAACGTGTCCACCATCCAAAAGGCACTTCGGGACTGCCGCCTGAACCTAGCAGCAGACATCTTAGCAGAAAAGCTGGAGGCCATGCTGCTCTGA